In Leptolyngbya sp. CCY15150, one DNA window encodes the following:
- a CDS encoding Calvin cycle protein CP12, which yields MSDIHNQIEQEREQARAVCSTEGASSGECAAAWDAVEELQAEAAHKKSKEQPKTSFDQYCDENPEAAECRVYDN from the coding sequence ATGAGCGATATCCACAACCAAATTGAGCAAGAACGTGAACAGGCACGGGCCGTATGCAGCACTGAAGGTGCTTCCTCTGGGGAATGTGCTGCTGCATGGGATGCTGTAGAAGAACTGCAGGCTGAAGCAGCCCACAAAAAGAGCAAAGAACAGCCCAAAACCTCGTTTGATCAATATTGCGACGAGAACCCTGAAGCTGCTGAGTGCAGAGTCTACGACAACTAA
- a CDS encoding alkaline phosphatase family protein, whose amino-acid sequence MSLRSAPRLLIIGLDCMEPSLVFDQWRDDLPTLSRLMAAGSYGRLESSIPAITVPAWSCMMSGRDPGELGIYGFRNRQNRSYQSMAISDGRAVKEPRLWDILGDAGWQVAVLGVPGTSPPYPVQGSMVSCFLTPSTDVPYTYPPELSDRIQSWISDFLLDVPHFRSEDKAEILGNIHKLCDQRFTLAEKLIAEDHPDFLMLVDMGVDRIHHSFWKPMDPAHPQYEPGSPYANAIHDYYVHIDQRVEQLLNDCDDQTAVLIVSDHGARPLVGGICINQWLIEQGYLSVVESPTTPTSLDELTIDWEHTQAWGAGGYYARIFLNVKGREPNGIVPLADYERLRTELAEKLARIPAPDGTPMDNRVYKPQEVYQRVRGIAPDLLAYFDELAWRSIGTVGHAELYTTNNDTGPDDANHARYGLMIFHDPQQPKGGQVLDQAQIYDILPTLLDRYQLTAPPKLRGKVLPV is encoded by the coding sequence ATGTCTCTTAGATCTGCCCCGCGTCTGTTGATCATTGGGCTTGACTGCATGGAGCCCTCCCTCGTGTTCGATCAGTGGCGCGATGATCTACCGACCCTCTCGCGGCTGATGGCGGCCGGTAGCTATGGCCGCCTGGAAAGCAGCATTCCCGCCATCACCGTGCCCGCCTGGAGCTGTATGATGAGCGGTCGCGATCCGGGAGAATTAGGTATCTATGGCTTCCGCAATCGCCAAAACCGTAGCTACCAAAGTATGGCGATCAGCGATGGTCGTGCCGTCAAGGAGCCACGGCTATGGGACATCTTGGGGGATGCCGGATGGCAGGTGGCGGTCTTAGGCGTACCGGGCACCTCGCCCCCCTACCCGGTGCAGGGCTCCATGGTCTCCTGCTTTCTCACGCCGAGTACCGACGTACCCTACACCTATCCACCCGAGTTGAGCGATCGCATCCAGAGCTGGATCAGCGATTTTTTGCTAGATGTGCCCCACTTTCGGTCTGAGGATAAGGCCGAGATCCTTGGCAATATCCATAAGCTCTGTGACCAGCGGTTTACCCTAGCCGAGAAGCTGATTGCTGAAGACCATCCCGACTTTCTGATGCTGGTAGACATGGGGGTCGATCGCATCCACCATTCCTTCTGGAAGCCCATGGATCCCGCCCATCCTCAATATGAGCCGGGCTCTCCCTATGCCAACGCCATCCATGACTACTACGTGCATATCGACCAGCGGGTGGAGCAACTGCTGAACGATTGCGACGACCAAACCGCTGTGCTGATCGTGTCCGATCACGGGGCCCGACCGCTGGTGGGAGGGATTTGTATTAACCAATGGCTGATCGAGCAAGGCTACCTCAGCGTGGTCGAATCACCCACCACGCCCACATCGTTGGATGAGTTGACCATTGACTGGGAGCATACCCAAGCCTGGGGCGCGGGGGGCTACTATGCCCGGATTTTCCTCAATGTCAAAGGGCGTGAACCCAATGGCATTGTGCCCTTAGCTGACTATGAGCGCCTGCGTACGGAACTGGCCGAGAAACTGGCTAGGATTCCTGCCCCGGATGGGACACCCATGGATAACCGGGTCTACAAGCCCCAGGAGGTCTATCAACGGGTGCGTGGGATTGCGCCTGACCTGCTGGCCTATTTTGATGAACTGGCCTGGCGATCGATTGGTACGGTGGGTCATGCCGAGCTCTACACCACTAATAACGACACCGGCCCCGATGATGCCAACCATGCCCGCTATGGCCTCATGATTTTCCATGATCCCCAACAGCCTAAGGGGGGACAGGTGCTCGATCAAGCCCAGATTTATGACATTTTGCCCACGCTGCTCGATCGCTATCAGCTCACGGCTCCGCCTAAGCTACGGGGCAAGGTGCTGCCGGTTTAG
- a CDS encoding sulfatase encodes MTRRPDIVFLVLDTQRADRLSCYGYPVNTSPNLDDFAANATRFERAIAAAQWTVPSHASMFTGLYPSEHQTLQSYSVLPKTIPTLAERLRDGGYYTAGFCNNPLVGVINNGLRRGFHSFLNYSGLLTSRPNQAGASPGLISRYRQVFKRVLAGLLSQVQDAFARSDALLSLSFSPLMVPLWQTALSFKGNTAKSLEDTASLLIQRRNVDDEQPVFAFVNLMGTHMPYHPPRRYIEKFAPHVLSDRSAQHYLRQFNSDVYGWLAPLAGALDDQQKATLDGMYDAEVACQDELLGQFFQQLQTSGRLEDTLVIICSDHGEHLGEKQFIGHSLSVYNELVQVPLIIHDPSGQLPKGQTSDRTVSTRRLFHTVLTAAGLASEAEAALSLFQELNATPAAVPVFSEAIPPQNVLNLLQKRQPELVRDRACDQPRRAVWVGNHKLIETGDTQLELYDCLDDPGESLNLSSILPENVEVLQDCLQSFAGTMTATVTNERASDFDDPEVQRRLRDLGYLED; translated from the coding sequence ATGACCCGCCGCCCTGACATTGTTTTTCTTGTTCTGGATACCCAACGTGCCGATCGCCTCTCATGCTATGGGTATCCGGTGAACACGTCGCCGAATCTAGATGACTTTGCCGCCAACGCTACTCGCTTTGAACGGGCGATCGCTGCTGCTCAGTGGACGGTGCCGTCCCATGCGTCGATGTTTACCGGGCTCTATCCATCGGAGCACCAAACCCTCCAGTCCTACTCGGTGCTGCCTAAAACCATTCCCACCCTGGCAGAACGTCTGCGGGACGGTGGCTACTACACAGCAGGCTTTTGCAACAATCCCCTGGTCGGAGTGATCAACAATGGTCTGCGGCGTGGGTTCCATAGCTTTTTGAACTACAGCGGTCTGCTCACCTCCCGCCCCAACCAAGCCGGGGCCTCGCCGGGGTTGATTAGTCGCTACCGGCAAGTCTTTAAGCGCGTCCTGGCGGGTCTTCTAAGCCAGGTGCAGGATGCCTTTGCCCGTTCGGATGCTCTGCTCTCCCTCTCGTTTTCGCCGTTGATGGTGCCCCTGTGGCAAACAGCTCTGAGCTTTAAGGGCAATACAGCCAAGTCTTTGGAGGATACGGCCAGCTTGCTGATCCAGCGGCGCAACGTGGACGATGAGCAGCCGGTGTTCGCCTTCGTGAACCTGATGGGCACCCACATGCCCTACCATCCTCCCCGCCGCTACATTGAGAAATTTGCGCCCCACGTGTTGAGCGATCGCTCTGCCCAGCACTATCTGCGTCAGTTTAATAGCGATGTGTATGGCTGGCTGGCCCCGTTGGCCGGAGCATTGGATGATCAGCAAAAGGCCACCCTAGACGGCATGTATGACGCGGAGGTGGCCTGCCAGGATGAACTCCTAGGGCAGTTCTTCCAGCAATTGCAGACGTCGGGACGGCTTGAAGACACCTTGGTGATCATCTGCTCCGACCATGGTGAACATTTGGGTGAAAAGCAGTTCATTGGCCATTCCCTATCGGTGTACAACGAATTGGTGCAGGTGCCGCTGATTATTCACGACCCCAGCGGTCAGTTGCCTAAAGGACAAACGAGCGATCGCACCGTCTCGACTCGGCGACTGTTTCACACCGTGCTGACGGCCGCTGGTCTGGCGAGTGAGGCGGAAGCCGCCCTGAGCCTGTTTCAGGAACTGAATGCTACACCAGCCGCTGTTCCGGTCTTCTCCGAAGCCATTCCTCCCCAAAATGTGTTGAATCTGCTGCAAAAACGTCAGCCCGAACTGGTGCGCGATCGCGCCTGTGATCAACCGCGCCGCGCCGTTTGGGTAGGAAACCATAAGCTGATTGAGACCGGCGATACCCAGCTTGAGCTATACGATTGCCTCGACGATCCTGGGGAAAGCCTGAACCTCAGCAGCATTCTGCCGGAAAATGTAGAAGTGCTGCAAGACTGCCTCCAGTCCTTTGCTGGAACGATGACCGCCACGGTTACCAACGAACGCGCGTCCGATTTTGACGATCCTGAGGTGCAGCGCCGTCTGCGCGACCTCGGCTACCTCGAAGATTAA
- the hemE gene encoding uroporphyrinogen decarboxylase, whose amino-acid sequence MSGSNQVPYLLRAARGEVLDRPPVWMMRQAGRYMKVYRDLREKYPSFRERSENPDIAIEISLQPWRAFRPDGVIMFSDILTPLPGIGIPFEIIESKGPIIDNPIRTLEQVNQLHTLEPDESTPFIRTILQTLRQEVGNEATVLGFAGSPWTLAAYAVEGKSSKDYAVIKHLAFTQPEILHAFLGKLADAIAVYLCHQIDCGAQVVQLFDSWAGQLSPQDYDVFALPYQQQVIRQVKAVHPDTPMILYISGSAGVLERMGQSGVDIVSVDWTVDMADARRRLGPNIGVQGNIDPGVLFGSKAVIRDRIIDTIRKAGNRGHILNLGHGILQRTPEENAAFFFETAKQADQLLAAT is encoded by the coding sequence ATGAGCGGATCGAATCAGGTTCCCTATTTGTTGCGGGCGGCTCGGGGCGAAGTGTTGGATCGTCCTCCCGTGTGGATGATGCGTCAGGCTGGGCGCTACATGAAGGTTTACCGTGATCTGCGCGAAAAATACCCCTCATTTCGTGAACGATCTGAAAATCCAGACATTGCCATCGAGATCTCGCTGCAGCCCTGGCGGGCTTTCCGTCCCGATGGGGTGATCATGTTCTCCGATATTTTGACGCCCCTGCCTGGCATCGGTATTCCCTTTGAAATCATCGAGAGCAAGGGGCCGATCATCGACAATCCCATCCGCACCCTAGAGCAGGTGAATCAACTGCACACCCTAGAGCCGGATGAATCCACCCCCTTTATCCGCACGATTCTGCAAACCCTGCGCCAAGAAGTAGGCAATGAAGCCACCGTGCTTGGCTTTGCTGGATCGCCTTGGACGTTGGCCGCCTATGCCGTGGAAGGCAAAAGCTCCAAAGACTATGCGGTGATTAAGCACTTGGCCTTCACCCAGCCCGAGATTCTCCACGCCTTCCTCGGTAAGTTGGCAGATGCGATCGCTGTTTATCTATGCCATCAGATTGACTGTGGCGCTCAGGTGGTGCAGTTGTTTGACTCCTGGGCTGGTCAACTGAGCCCGCAGGACTACGACGTCTTTGCCCTGCCCTACCAGCAGCAGGTCATCCGTCAGGTCAAAGCGGTTCACCCCGATACGCCCATGATTCTCTACATCAGCGGTAGCGCTGGCGTTCTAGAGCGCATGGGTCAATCGGGCGTTGATATCGTCAGCGTAGACTGGACGGTGGACATGGCCGATGCTCGCCGCCGCCTAGGGCCCAACATTGGCGTTCAGGGTAATATCGATCCTGGCGTGCTGTTTGGCTCCAAAGCCGTCATCCGCGATCGCATTATTGACACCATCCGCAAGGCCGGCAACCGGGGTCATATTCTCAACCTTGGTCACGGCATCCTCCAGCGCACCCCCGAAGAAAATGCCGCCTTCTTCTTTGAGACGGCGAAGCAAGCGGATCAACTGCTCGCAGCCACCTGA
- a CDS encoding NAD(P)-dependent oxidoreductase, with amino-acid sequence MTFSATPKSPAPQRIFITGASGCIGHYITELLIQQTSHELFLLVRNPAKLKLNLEARSGIHVITGDLYEIEDHRALLSTIDTAILIATAWGGEQRAYDINVTKTLQLMSLLDAQRCQQVIYFSTASILGRDHQPLPQAGQMGTGYVRSKYICHQRLPQLAIAPKVTTLFPTLVFGGDGQKPYSQISAGLPEVIQWMGLIRFLSADGSFHITHAQDIAQVVTYLVDHPPEPGESREWVLGNDPLTANQAIAQICRYLNQRIYFRIPLSIHLANIIIRVFRIQMEAWDRFCLDYRHFVYQNPMNPTVLGLPHYCTSIADLLKINGIDPKRT; translated from the coding sequence ATGACCTTTTCAGCAACTCCTAAATCTCCTGCACCTCAACGGATTTTTATCACCGGCGCGAGTGGCTGCATTGGGCACTACATTACCGAACTGTTGATTCAGCAAACCTCCCACGAGCTTTTTCTGCTGGTGCGGAATCCAGCTAAGCTCAAGCTGAATCTAGAGGCGCGATCGGGCATTCATGTGATCACCGGCGATCTCTACGAGATCGAAGACCATCGCGCGCTGCTCAGCACCATCGATACCGCCATCCTGATTGCGACGGCCTGGGGTGGCGAGCAGCGCGCCTACGACATTAACGTCACCAAAACCCTGCAACTGATGAGCTTGTTGGATGCCCAGCGCTGCCAGCAGGTGATTTATTTTTCCACTGCCAGTATCCTAGGTCGCGATCATCAGCCCCTGCCCCAAGCGGGACAGATGGGCACTGGCTACGTGCGATCAAAATATATCTGTCATCAGCGACTGCCCCAATTAGCGATCGCCCCCAAGGTCACCACCCTCTTCCCCACCCTCGTCTTCGGTGGCGATGGGCAAAAACCCTACTCGCAGATTTCCGCCGGACTGCCCGAGGTGATTCAATGGATGGGACTAATTCGCTTCCTGAGTGCCGACGGCAGCTTTCATATCACCCATGCCCAGGATATTGCCCAAGTTGTCACCTATTTAGTAGACCATCCGCCTGAGCCTGGCGAATCCCGCGAATGGGTGCTGGGCAACGATCCCCTCACCGCCAATCAAGCGATCGCCCAAATCTGTCGTTATCTGAACCAGCGTATTTATTTCCGCATTCCCCTTTCGATTCACCTGGCCAATATCATCATTCGGGTTTTTCGTATTCAGATGGAAGCCTGGGATCGCTTTTGCCTAGACTATCGCCACTTTGTCTATCAAAATCCCATGAATCCCACGGTTCTAGGATTACCCCACTACTGCACCAGCATTGCCGACCTATTGAAAATCAACGGCATCGATCCAAAGCGCACCTAG
- a CDS encoding FIST N-terminal domain-containing protein: protein MTDPMKWANALSTLPSLEAAIQDVVDNATQQLNAPADLAIVFISSAYASEFPRLMPLLRNYLDVATIVGGSGGGVIGQASTRDAAQEVEGEAALSLTLAHLPGVKVEAFHLDSELLPDPDAAPDAWVDLVGVSPADQPQFVLLSEPFAPGINDLLQGLDFAYPGSVKIGGLASTGSVTGQCGLFCNYEFYDEGIVGLALSGNIVIDAIVAQGCRPIGCPYRVVQGERNIVLELEADEMAGVCEVGKTPLETLQMLIRDLSEDDQMLAQNSLFIGIAQNEFKEKLGQGDFLIRNLIGVDPKVGAIAIGDRVRPGQRVQFHLRDAQTSIDDMEGLFTQYQNQDHQGSSPIGALLFACLGRGEGLYGQPNVDSRLFHRYLVDTPLSGFFCNGEVGPVGNTTFLHGYTSVFGICRSPDPSR from the coding sequence ATGACTGACCCTATGAAATGGGCTAACGCCCTCTCCACTCTCCCATCTCTTGAAGCCGCTATTCAAGACGTGGTTGATAACGCAACTCAGCAGTTGAATGCTCCAGCCGACCTGGCGATTGTGTTCATCTCATCTGCCTATGCCAGTGAATTCCCGCGCTTGATGCCGCTCCTGCGCAATTACCTCGATGTAGCCACCATTGTGGGCGGCAGCGGCGGTGGGGTGATTGGGCAAGCCAGCACCCGCGATGCAGCGCAGGAAGTGGAAGGGGAAGCCGCCCTCAGCCTCACCTTAGCCCACCTACCCGGCGTCAAGGTGGAAGCCTTTCACCTTGATTCTGAACTCTTGCCTGACCCAGATGCCGCACCGGATGCCTGGGTGGATCTAGTCGGAGTATCGCCTGCAGATCAACCCCAGTTCGTTTTGCTATCAGAACCTTTTGCACCGGGGATCAATGACCTATTGCAGGGTTTAGACTTTGCCTACCCAGGCTCCGTGAAAATTGGGGGGCTGGCCAGCACTGGCTCGGTCACCGGGCAATGCGGGCTGTTTTGCAACTACGAATTCTATGACGAGGGCATTGTGGGGTTAGCCCTCAGCGGCAATATTGTCATCGATGCCATTGTAGCCCAGGGTTGTCGCCCCATTGGCTGTCCCTATCGAGTTGTGCAGGGCGAGCGCAATATCGTTCTAGAGCTGGAGGCTGATGAAATGGCCGGAGTCTGCGAGGTCGGCAAGACGCCCCTCGAAACCTTGCAGATGCTAATCCGGGATCTGAGCGAGGATGATCAGATGCTGGCGCAGAATTCCCTTTTTATCGGCATTGCCCAGAATGAGTTTAAGGAAAAGCTGGGCCAGGGTGATTTCCTGATCCGCAACCTGATTGGCGTCGATCCCAAGGTGGGGGCGATCGCCATTGGGGATCGGGTACGGCCAGGGCAACGGGTGCAGTTTCATCTACGGGATGCCCAAACGTCGATTGATGACATGGAAGGTCTATTCACCCAATATCAAAACCAGGATCATCAAGGTAGTTCGCCCATCGGCGCACTCCTCTTTGCCTGCCTCGGCCGCGGGGAGGGGCTATACGGACAGCCCAATGTAGATTCTCGGCTCTTCCATCGCTACCTCGTTGATACGCCCCTAAGTGGCTTTTTCTGCAACGGCGAAGTCGGGCCTGTGGGTAATACCACCTTCCTCCACGGCTATACCTCAGTGTTCGGTATCTGCCGATCGCCGGATCCAAGCCGCTAG
- a CDS encoding P-II family nitrogen regulator — protein sequence MKKVEAIIRPFKLDEVKIALVNAGIVGMTVSEVRGFGRQKGQTERYRGSEYTVEFLQKLKIEIVVEDDQVDMVVDKIILAARTGEIGDGKIFVTSVDSIIRIRTGEKNLEAI from the coding sequence ATGAAGAAAGTTGAAGCAATCATCCGTCCCTTCAAGCTAGATGAAGTGAAGATTGCCCTCGTCAATGCTGGCATCGTAGGGATGACCGTTTCAGAAGTACGTGGATTTGGTCGGCAAAAGGGTCAGACCGAGCGCTACCGTGGTTCTGAATATACGGTGGAGTTTCTACAAAAGCTCAAGATTGAGATTGTAGTAGAAGACGATCAGGTGGATATGGTGGTCGATAAGATCATCTTGGCAGCCCGCACCGGGGAAATTGGAGATGGCAAGATCTTTGTCACCTCTGTGGATTCGATTATTCGGATTCGTACCGGTGAGAAAAATCTAGAGGCTATCTAG
- the lgt gene encoding prolipoprotein diacylglyceryl transferase, producing MYPPVDPILFEFGPIAVRWYGLLMVSAIFIGAQVASQQVKRQGQDPDDFWDMLIWIVIPGFIGARLYYVFIQSPRGPQGLGYYLDHPGEILKVWSGGIHIFGGFIFGTIALWLFTKLRHLPALVFLDAIALALPLAQAIGRWGNFINQELYGPPTDLAWGLRIDPIHRIAPYNDLSAYPDSTRFHPLFLYESLWNVLGFAIIFWLSRRFEKQWRPGDITLLYLIWYPLGRFFIEFLRTDSWFFAGTPFNVVHLLSAIAVVGSAAALYLRRRPQAS from the coding sequence ATGTATCCACCCGTTGATCCAATTTTGTTTGAGTTTGGCCCCATTGCCGTGCGCTGGTATGGACTGCTGATGGTCAGCGCCATTTTCATCGGTGCCCAGGTTGCTAGCCAACAGGTGAAACGCCAAGGACAGGATCCTGATGACTTCTGGGATATGCTGATCTGGATTGTCATTCCTGGCTTTATTGGGGCGCGACTGTACTATGTGTTCATCCAGTCCCCCCGTGGCCCCCAGGGTTTGGGCTATTACCTCGATCATCCCGGTGAAATTCTTAAAGTATGGAGCGGCGGCATCCACATTTTTGGGGGATTTATCTTTGGCACCATCGCCCTGTGGCTGTTCACCAAACTTCGTCACTTACCGGCGTTGGTTTTTCTGGATGCGATCGCCCTGGCCCTGCCCCTGGCCCAAGCCATCGGCCGCTGGGGAAATTTTATCAACCAAGAACTCTACGGCCCGCCGACGGATCTAGCCTGGGGATTGCGCATCGACCCCATCCATCGCATCGCTCCCTACAACGACCTCAGCGCCTATCCCGATAGCACCCGCTTCCATCCCCTGTTTCTCTACGAATCTCTATGGAATGTTCTAGGGTTTGCCATTATTTTCTGGCTATCCCGTCGTTTTGAAAAACAGTGGCGGCCGGGTGATATCACTCTGCTGTATCTGATTTGGTATCCCCTCGGGCGCTTTTTTATCGAATTTTTGCGCACCGATTCCTGGTTCTTTGCCGGTACCCCGTTTAATGTCGTGCATCTCCTATCAGCGATCGCTGTTGTCGGATCTGCCGCTGCCCTGTACCTGCGTCGCCGCCCCCAAGCCTCCTAA
- the tsaE gene encoding tRNA (adenosine(37)-N6)-threonylcarbamoyltransferase complex ATPase subunit type 1 TsaE, which produces MELLLPNPAATHRLGQVLGRSLPVGTILLLDGNLGSGKTSLVQGIGHGLGISEPIVSPTFTLVNEYLDGRLPLYHFDLYRLDTQAVASLYIDLYWEGVEYPLGLVAIEWPDRLLQWPEPALHIQLSITHDDQRLATLMPVGPVLPSWFKSLQGLMAAG; this is translated from the coding sequence ATGGAATTATTGTTACCCAATCCCGCCGCCACCCATCGCCTAGGACAAGTTCTAGGGCGATCGCTTCCGGTTGGAACAATTTTGCTACTAGACGGAAATTTAGGCAGCGGCAAGACCAGTTTAGTTCAGGGTATAGGCCATGGATTAGGGATTTCCGAACCGATTGTCAGCCCCACCTTTACCTTGGTCAATGAGTATCTAGACGGTCGGCTGCCGCTCTACCATTTTGATCTCTATCGCCTAGACACCCAGGCGGTGGCCTCGCTTTATATTGATTTGTATTGGGAAGGGGTGGAGTATCCCTTGGGATTAGTGGCCATCGAGTGGCCCGATCGCTTGCTCCAATGGCCTGAGCCAGCCCTCCATATTCAGCTATCGATCACCCATGATGATCAGCGTTTGGCTACCCTCATGCCTGTGGGGCCGGTGCTGCCGTCTTGGTTTAAGTCGCTTCAAGGATTGATGGCGGCAGGGTAG